The Meriones unguiculatus strain TT.TT164.6M chromosome 9, Bangor_MerUng_6.1, whole genome shotgun sequence genome window below encodes:
- the Clu gene encoding clusterin: MKILLLCVGLLLTSDNGVVQGQVSDNELQEMSNQGSRYVNKEIQNAVQGVKHIKTLIEKTNAERNSLLNSLEEAKKKKEDALDNTRDTEMKLKAFPEVCNETMMALWEECKPCLKQTCMKFYARVCRSGSGLVGRQLEEFLNQSSPFYFWMNGDRIDSLMESDRQQSQILDAMQDSFSRASGIMDTLFQDRFFTHEPQDTHYFSHFGFPHRRPHFLYPKSRLVRSLMPFPHFGGLGFHDMFQPFFEMIHQAQQAMDVQLHSPVIKFPDVESLGEGEDDRTVCKEIRHNSTGCLKMKDQCEKCQEILSVDCSTNNPAQAHLRQELNDSLQMAERLTQHYNDLLHSLQSKMLNTSSLLEQLNRQFNWVSQLANLTQGEDQYYLRVSTVTTHSSDSEVPSRVTEVVVKLFDSDPITVVLPEDVSRDNPKFMDTVAEKALQEYRRKSQAE, from the exons ATGAAGATTCTCCTGCTGTGCGTGGGCCTGCTGCTGACCTCAGACAATGGCGTGGTCCAGGGACAAGTCTCTGACAATGAGCTCCAAG AAATGTCCAATCAAGGGAGTAGGTATGTTAATAAGGAAATTCAAAATGCCGTCCAGGGAGTGAAGCATATAAAGACCCTCATAGAGAAAACCAACGCGGAACGCAACTCACTGCTCAACAGTTTAGAGGAAgccaagaagaagaaagag GATGCTCTGGATAACACCAGGGACACTGAAATGAAACTGAAGGCATTCCCGGAAGTGTGCAATGAGACCATGATGGCCCTCTGGGAAGAGTGTAAGCCCTGCCTGAAGCAGACCTGCATGAAGTTCTACGCACGCGTCTGCAGAAGCGGCTCGGGTCTGGTTGGCCGCCAG CTGGAGGAGTTTCTGAACCAGAGCTCGCCCTTCTACTTCTGGATGAACGGCGACCGCATTGACTCCCTGATGGAGAGTGACCGGCAGCAGAGCCAAATCCTGGATGCCATGCAGGACAGCTTTTCCCGGGCATCTGGCATCATGGACACACTCTTCCAGGACCGGTTCTTCACCCACGAGCCTCAGGACACCCACTATTTCTCACACTTTGGCTTTCCGCACAGAAGGCCTCACTTCTTATATCCCAAGTCCCGCTTGGTCCGCAGCCTCATGCCTTTCCCACACTTTGGAGGCCTGGGCTTCCACGATATGTTCCAGCCGTTCTTTGAGATGATCCACCAGGCTCAACAGGCTATGGACGTCCAGCTCCACAGCCCAGTCATCAAGTTCCCGGATGTGGAGTCCTTaggag AAGGTGAAGATGACCGCACAGTGTGCAAGGAGATCCGCCACAACTCCACAGGATGCCTGAAGATGAAGGATCAGTGTGAGAAGTGCCAGGAGATCTTGTCTGTGG ACTGCTCGACCAACAACCCTGCCCAGGCTCACCTTCGCCAGGAGCTGAACGACTCCCTCCAGATGGCCGAGAGGCTGACCCAGCACTACAACgaccttcttcattccctccagAGCAAGATGCTCAACACCTCATCCCTGCTGGAGCAGCTCAACAGGCAGTTCAACTGGGTGTCCCAGCTGGCCAACCTCACCCAGGGCGAAGACCAGTACTACCTGCGCGTCTCCACC gTGACGACCCATTCTTCTGACTCGGAGGTTCCCTCCCGTGTCACTGAGGTGGTGGTGAAGCTGTTTGACTCTGACCCCATCACAGTGGTGCTACCTGAAGACGTCTCTAGGGACAACCCCAAGTTCATGGACACAGTGGCGGAGAAAGCGCTGCAGGAGTACCGCAGGAAAAGCCA